In Streptomyces sp. NBC_01231, the sequence CGGTGGCCTGCCGCGCCTGCGTCGTCACATAGAACGGACTGTCGGCCATCACGTCCGACGAGCGCGGCTTGTCGAACATCGGGTGCGGCGGCAGCACTCCCGTGCGGGCGATGTTGACCGCCTTGATGAACCCGGCGATCCCGGCCGCCGGCCCGCTGTGCCCGATGTTGGTCATGGCGGAGCCGAGCGCGCAGTACCCGGTCTCCCGGGTGAACGCGCGGAACGCGCGGCGCAGCGCGATCAGCTCGATCTCGTCGCCCACGGCCGTTCCCGTGCCGTGCCCCTCGACGTAGACGAACGATTCGGCCGGAACATCGGCCACCCGCAGCGCGGAGCCGACGACGTCCGACACCCCGACCGGGCTCGGCGCGACATATCCGAGCCGGTCGCCGCCGTCGTTGCCCACCGCGGTGCAGCGTACGACGGCCAGGACCGGGTCGCCGTCGGCCAGCGCGTCCGACAGTCGGCGCAGCGCCACCACGCCGACGCCGGAGCTGTACACCGTTCCGGTGGAGGAGGCGTCGTAGGAGCGGCAGTACCCGTCCTCCGACAGCACCCCGCCCGGGGCGTGCAGGTATCCGAGGAACGGCTCGATGACGGTCGCCCCGCCCGCGAGCGCGATGTCGACCTCGCCCGACAGCAGGCTGAGCGTCGCGTAGTGCAGCGCGTACAGCGATGCCGAGCAGCCGGTCTGGATGCTGACGGCGGGCCCGCGCAAGTCGAGCTTGTAGGCGGCGCGGGAGGTGAGGAAGTCCGGCTGACCGCCCACGGTCAGGTCCAGGTCGTCGATCGCTGCGCGCAGCCCGCGCCGCCGTGCCTTGTCGGTGAACACGGCCGCCGAATAGTGCCCGGCGTAGCTGGCCGCGAACACCCCGGTCCGGGGGCCGTCGGCACGCGGCGGGTGACCGGCGGCCTCCAGCGCCTCCCAGGACGCCTCCATGAAGATCCGCTGCTGCGGATCGATTGTCTCGGCCTCCTTGGGCGTGTAGCCGAAGAAGTCGGCGGCCCAGTCGGTGACGCCGGGCAGCGTGGTGCCCATCTTCACGAAGCCGGGCGAGTTGCGGACACGGTCGGGCACGGCGGCGTCGGCGAGCTGCTCCTCGGTCAGCTCGCGCATGGCGACCGAGCCCTGCTCGATGTTGCGCCAGAACTCCTGGGGCGTGCTCGCGTCGGGATACCGCAGCCCGACGCCGACGACCGCGATGTCGGTGGGTCGGGTCATCGGCCGGCACCTCGCAGTCCGAGCAGGTCGCCCCGGCCCGGTCCCTGCGACGGCAGGTCGGCGGTGACGTGCTCGGCCTCACCGGCCAGCAGCGCGACCTGCGCGCGCACCGTGGAGTGCTGGAAGAGATCGGAGACGCGCAGGTCGCGGTCGGTGTGCTGGGACAGCTCCTCCCAGAGCATGATCAGCAGCAGTGAGCTGCCCCCGGCCTCCAGGAAATTGGTGTCGAGCGGGACGCTCGCCGGGTCGTCGGAGCCGAGGACCAAGGCCCACGCGTCACGCACGCGGTCGAGGAGTTGATCGTCCACTTGTGTCTCCCTGTCGGGTGCCGTCATGGCTGGGAATCGGGGTCGTCGGAAAGGTCCGCCGCCGCGGCGACCATGGCGTCAAGCAGGTCGCGTGCCGTGCGCTCGTCGAACAGCGCCGTCGCGTACGCCAGTTCCAGCTCGAGGTCGTCGCCGCGTTCGGTGGCGGCCAGTTCGAGCTCGTACTTGATGTGCAGTGGGTCGGGCCTCAGGTGACGGGCGAAGGGCGGAAGGAGGTCCGGCTCCTCCGCGGCGGTCAGGTAGAGGGGGGTGAGCGGCGGGCGGCCGAGATCCCGGTCGGGGTGCAGGGCCGAGACCACCGGGTCATAGGGGGCTGCGGCGTCCCGGAAGGCCGCCTTCGCGTCGTCGCGCACCCGGGCCAGCAGCTCGCGCCAGGTCGGATCGCCGGTCAGGTTCACCCGCACCACCAGGGTGTTGACGAACATGCCCACGGCGTCGGCCGCTTTGGTCGAGTCGCGTCCCGACCAGGGGAAGGCGAGCAGGAAGTCACGCCCGGCGCCGCCGCGTGCGAGCGCCGCACCCATCAGCGTGGCCGCGATCACGAACGTGCTGCAGCCCAGCTCGCCCACGGCGACCTTCCGCAGCTGCCGGTGGCGTTCCTCCCCGACGAGCGCGGTGACGGTGGCCGCCGCGGTGGACTGCAGCTCACCCCGGGGGCGGTCGTGCGGCAGCGGCGGGTCGACGAGGGCGCCGCGCAGGCGTTCCACCACGGCCGTGACGCGGTCGGCGTCGACCGGCTCGGCGACCGCCGCCGGGTGGACGGGCTCGGCGAGGTCGCCGTCCTGCCGGTAGGCGGTGGCGATCTGGTCGAGGAGGACCTGAGCGGACCAGCCGTCCACGACGATGTGGTGGGGAACCAGCCCAAGCAGCGTCCGGCCGTCCACGCATACGATGTCGGCGCGTACCGGCGCCTCCTTGGCCAGGTCGAACGGCGTGGCGCAGCTCTCGGCCAGGTGTTCGCGCAGGTCGGCCGGTGACTCGGTGACCGTGGCGACGGCGGGCGGGCCGTCGGTCCGGTAGTACACCCGGCGCTCCTTGCGGTCCAGGGTGAACCGCGACCGCAGCGCCGGATGCCGCGCGAGCACCGTGTCCACGGCGCGCCGCAGCGCCTCGCGGTCGGTCCCGCCGGCCAGCTCGACCACGGTCGGCGAGATGTAGGCCGAGCGCAGCCACGGCATCCGGTCCAGCAGCCAGAAACGCTGCTGTGCCGAGGTCGCCGGATGCGGTCCGTCCCCGGTGACCGCCGCCGGGACGTCGTCCCTCGCCTCCGCCGCCGACAGTGCGTGCGCCAAACCGGCAACGGTGGGGTCGACGAGGAAGACGCGGGGCGGCAGCTCGACGCCGTACCGCCGCTCGGCCTCCGCCAGCATGGTGACCGCCAGCAGCGAGTGCCCTCCGAGGGCGAAGAAGTTGGCGTCGGCGGTCAGCTCGTCGACAGACCCGACCATGGCGTAGCGGCTGCCCTCGCGCAGCACGGCCACGAACAGCTCCGCCGCCCGCCGTTGCCCGTCCGTGAGCGGAGCGTCGTCCTTCTTCCGGGTGGCCGGCGCGGAGGCAGGCTCCAGCACAGCGGGCGGCTCGCCCAGGAACTCGGCCAACGGCCGGTCCGGGCCGCTGACGGCTTCTGTGACCAGCTCTACGAGGGTGTCGCCGAGGCGGCCGCAGACCTCGTCGGAGTAGCGCTCGGTGTCGTACTCGACGGTGACGGTCAGGTCGTCCCCGACCTCATTGATGATCACCATCAGGTCGAACTTGGCGGTTCCGGTGGACAGTTCCACCGGAGGCGCCCAGCGGGCGTGGCCAAAGGGCGGCGCCTGGTGCACGAAACCGACGTTGACCAGCGCCGACCGGCCGGTGCCGCGCGCCGCGTTCACCGCCGTGGTGAGCTGGTCGAACGGAAGCTTCTGGTTGCTCAGGGAGCGGAATGACTCGGTCCGGGCCGTGCGGCACAGCCCGGCGAACGACTGGTCGGGGTCCACTGCGCAGCGCAGCGGGACGGTGTTGACGAAGAACCCGACGAGCCGTTCCAGCTCGGAGTGGTTCCGGTTGGCGGTCACCGCGCCGACGAGGAACTCGCGCCGCCCCGACCAGCGGTAGAGCGCGGCCTGGACGGCGGCGAACCACAGCACGAACGGCGTCGCCCGCAGCGACCGGGCCAGCTCACCCACCTCGGCGGCCACCTCGGGCGGGATCGGGAAGTCACGTTGCCTTCCGGGACGGCTGCCCTCGGCGGCCTGCGGGACCTCGCGGCACCCGTCCAGGACGAGTTCGCCGGAGATCTCCAGCAGCTCGCCGGCCCGCTCCTCGATCCGGCGCCGGATGTCGGGCGTCCGGGCCACGTCATGGTCCCAGACAGCGAAGTCCGCGTACTGAACGGGCAGTTCGTCCACTGATGGCCGCCGTCCCTCCAGCGCGGCCTGGTAGGCGGCGGAGAGATCGTCCAGGAGCGGGTCGAGCGACCAGCCGTCCACCGCGATGTGGTGCACCGCCAGCAGGAGCGCGTCGCCGCCCGGCAGCCCGCGCCAGACAACGCACCGCAGCACCACGCCGTCGGCCAGGTCGAAGGGCTCGCGCCCGCGCCGCGTGGCTTCGCCGCGCACCCACCGCGCCGCGTCCGGCACGGAGCCGGCATCGATGACCTCGACCGGCGGCGTCCGCGGATCTCGGACGATCTGGAGGAGCCGCCCGTCGCGTAACTCGTAGCCGGTCCGCAGCACCTCGTGCCGCTCGACCAGGAACAGCAGAGCCGCTTCCAGCGCCGCCACGTCGATGCGCTCACGCCAGGCCAGGAACACCGGCACGTTGTACGTGGCACTGCCCCCGGCGGTCGCCTCGATCAGCCACAGCCGTTCCTGGCCGGCCGACGCCGGGGCGGTCCGTGCCCCGAGCCGCCGCAGTTCGCCGCTCATGCGGTCACCGGCTGCATCTGCCGGACGTGCTCGGCCAGCTCGGCGAGGGAGTCGAGCAGCAGCACCGTGCCCGGCTCCACCTGCACGCCGTACCTCTGGTTGATCCGCGAGACGAGTTGCATGGCCCGCACCGAGTCGCCGCCCAGCTCAAGGAAGTTGTCGCCCGCGCCGACCTCGTCGGTCCTCAGCACCTCGCGCCACAGCCCGGCCAGCTCGTCCATCAGCGTGTCCTCGCCGCCTGGCTCGGAGACCAGCAGGGGGCCGGGGCCGGGGCCGGGAGCGGCATCGGGGGAGGGGCCGGTGTCGGCGGCGGGATCGGCGTCCAGCAGGCGCAGCAGCGCAGCGCGGTCGACCTTGCCGGTCGAGCCCAGCGGCAGCCGCTCCACCGTGATCCACCGGGCCGGGATCATGTAGGACGGCAGCCGGTCGGCCAGCGCACGGCCGATCGCCAAGAACAGGTCGTCCGGCGCGGTCGGCCCCGTGG encodes:
- a CDS encoding acyl carrier protein, translated to MDDQLLDRVRDAWALVLGSDDPASVPLDTNFLEAGGSSLLLIMLWEELSQHTDRDLRVSDLFQHSTVRAQVALLAGEAEHVTADLPSQGPGRGDLLGLRGAGR
- a CDS encoding condensation domain-containing protein; the protein is MSGELRRLGARTAPASAGQERLWLIEATAGGSATYNVPVFLAWRERIDVAALEAALLFLVERHEVLRTGYELRDGRLLQIVRDPRTPPVEVIDAGSVPDAARWVRGEATRRGREPFDLADGVVLRCVVWRGLPGGDALLLAVHHIAVDGWSLDPLLDDLSAAYQAALEGRRPSVDELPVQYADFAVWDHDVARTPDIRRRIEERAGELLEISGELVLDGCREVPQAAEGSRPGRQRDFPIPPEVAAEVGELARSLRATPFVLWFAAVQAALYRWSGRREFLVGAVTANRNHSELERLVGFFVNTVPLRCAVDPDQSFAGLCRTARTESFRSLSNQKLPFDQLTTAVNAARGTGRSALVNVGFVHQAPPFGHARWAPPVELSTGTAKFDLMVIINEVGDDLTVTVEYDTERYSDEVCGRLGDTLVELVTEAVSGPDRPLAEFLGEPPAVLEPASAPATRKKDDAPLTDGQRRAAELFVAVLREGSRYAMVGSVDELTADANFFALGGHSLLAVTMLAEAERRYGVELPPRVFLVDPTVAGLAHALSAAEARDDVPAAVTGDGPHPATSAQQRFWLLDRMPWLRSAYISPTVVELAGGTDREALRRAVDTVLARHPALRSRFTLDRKERRVYYRTDGPPAVATVTESPADLREHLAESCATPFDLAKEAPVRADIVCVDGRTLLGLVPHHIVVDGWSAQVLLDQIATAYRQDGDLAEPVHPAAVAEPVDADRVTAVVERLRGALVDPPLPHDRPRGELQSTAAATVTALVGEERHRQLRKVAVGELGCSTFVIAATLMGAALARGGAGRDFLLAFPWSGRDSTKAADAVGMFVNTLVVRVNLTGDPTWRELLARVRDDAKAAFRDAAAPYDPVVSALHPDRDLGRPPLTPLYLTAAEEPDLLPPFARHLRPDPLHIKYELELAATERGDDLELELAYATALFDERTARDLLDAMVAAAADLSDDPDSQP